The sequence below is a genomic window from Streptosporangium lutulentum.
GCGGGGCGGCCGGGACGGGACGGCTGCGCCTGACCCCGGAGGGCCTGGCCCGTTCCGACGCGATCGGCCCGGCGCTGTTCTCCGGCCGGGTGCGTGAGCTGATGGCCGGATACGAGGCGCGGTGAGCACGCCTAAGGAGCCGTCGGCGCCCGTCCTCGCCGGTCACGGCCGAAACGGTGAGCATGACCGGGACCGCGACCGGGATCACGACCGTGACCGGGACCGGGGCCGGGATCATGACCACGGTCGGGACGAGGATCACGACCACGGCCGGGACCGGGACGGGGGCCACCTGTCGATCCTTTATCGGGGGCCGCTGTCGAGCTGTGATTACGACTGCCCCTACTGCCCGTTCGCCAAGCGCCGCGACGGCCCCGACCGGCTGCGGCAGGACCGGGCGGCGCTGGAACGGTTCACCGGGTGGGTGACCGGGCGCGAGCATCCGGTCTCGGTGCTGTTCACGCCGTGGGGCGAGGGGCTGGTCCGCTCCTGGTACCGGCGGGCGATGGTCGAACTCAGTCACCTGCCGCATGTCCGGCGGGTCGCCATCCAGACCAACTTCAGCTGCCGCCCCGGCTGGCTGGCCGAGGCCGACCTGGACACGCTCGCGCTCTGGGTGACCTACCACCCCGGCCAGGTCTCCTACGAGCGGTTCCTGGGCAGGTGCCGTGACCTGGCAGGTCGCGGTGTCCGCTTCAGCGTCGGCGTCGTCGGCCTGCCCGAGCACCTGGAGCACGCGCGCCGACTGCGGGCCGACCTGCCCGCCGAGGTGTATCTCTGGGTGAACGCCGCCGAGGGCCACCTGTACACCGATCCGGAGGCGGCCCTCTGGACGGCGATCGACCCGCTGTTCGCCTACAGCCGGACCCCGCACCGCAGCGCCGGGCAGCCCTGCCGTACGGGAGACACGGTGATCTCGGTGGACGGGGAGGGCACCGTACGGCGCTGCCACTTCGTCCCGGCCGTCCTCGGCAACCTCTACGACGGGACGTTCCGCCCGAGGGCCAGGACCTGCCCGGCGGCTCTGTGCGACTGCCACATCGGCTACGTCCATCTGGAGCGGACCGGCCTCTACGACGTCTTCGCCGGGGGGATCCTGGAGCGCGTTCCCGGCGCCCTGCCCACCGGTCCATCGGTTCACGGAGGAGTTCCCGAGGGGTTTCAGCCTCAGCGAGCACAAAGAGCGATCGGCATGCCTGCTCGAAGGGGGACACAGACCACCTGATCAATGACTCCCACCGGTCTCAGACCCCTGGCCCAGGGTTGAGGAACCAGGCCGAGCCCCACCGCACAGGCCCCCGCCGCCGGGGTCGGTGGGTCGCGGCCGGTGGAGGTGGTCGTTGCCGGGCGACTCTCCTTTCCCGGATCTGTTCCGGACAGGTTCGACGCGCCGCTATCCGCTCCCGGGCGCCTGGCCGGTGCGGGCGAAAACGGCGGTGAGCGCGGCGGCCAAGGCCGCGGCGGCCAGGGCGGCCAGGGCGCCCCGGGCTCCGGTGATCCCGGGTCCTCCCGTGAGGTGAAGGGTGAGGGTGACGGCGTCAGCAGAGCGACCAAGGTGAGCAGGTAGGCCAGTCCGGTCTCGCCGGCCTGGTACTCCGGTGACACTTTGCGATCTTGATGGCGGATGAGAGTTTCGCAACCGTCGGGTTGCTGTATGGTTATGGCAACTCAATGGTTGCCATGGAGGTGCCGAATGCCGATCCCCGACCGCATCGAGCGGACGCTCGACCTCGCCCACCCGATCGAGAAGGTGTGGGCGGCCCTGACCACCGCCGACGGGCTCGGCGGCTGGCTCGGCGACAAGGCGGAGATCGACGACCTGCGGCCGGGTGGCCGGATCAGGGTGTGCTGGGACGGCACGTGGTCGGTCCTGCGGATCGAGACCGTCGAGCCGCCACGCCGCCTGTGCTTCACCTGGCCCGTCGACGGGCTCCCGCCCGGCGACCCGCGCCGCACCCACGTCGAGATCGTGATCCGTCCCGTCGGCGACGGCACCCGGCTCAGCCTGACCGAGACGGGGTTCGCGCAGCTGCCCGACGAGCTCTCCGCCGCCTATCAGGGCAACGTCGAGGGCTGGCGGAAGGAGCTGGACAAGCTGGTGCGTCACCTCGATGGCCGACGCTGACCCCGAGGAGGTGGCGGTGGCCGTGTTCGCCGCGCTGGCGGACTCCAGCAGGCGGGCCATCCTGGCCGAGCTCGCCGCCCGGGGTCCGGCGACCGCGACCGACCTCGCCGATCGCCTGCCCATCTCCCGCCAGGCGATCGCCAAGCACCTCGCCCTGCTGTCCGGCGCCGGTCTCGTACGGGCGGTGCCGGCGGAACGCCGCCGCGTCCGCTACCACCTCGAACCGGCCCCGATGGCGACCGCCCGATCCTTCCTGGCCGTCCTCGCCCGCGACTGGGACCGCACCCTGCACTCCCTCGGCGCCTACCTCGACCGCGATCAGGAGCCCCAGCCATGAGACCCACGTTCCAGGGCGGCCGCAACATCGCCATGAAACTGCCCAAGGCCCAGTTCGACCGCACCGTCGCCTTCTATCGGGACGTGCTCGGCATGGAGGTGACCGAGGAGGGCGGCGAGGGGGTGGACGGCGCGGTGGCGCAGTGCGCGTCCGTCCGGTTCGGACCGGTGAAGCTGTGGTTCGACCGGGTGGACAACTACGCCCAGGCGCAGGTGTGGCTGGAGCTTTTCACCGACGACGTGGAACTGGCCACCCGCCACCTCGCCGAGCACGGCGTGCATCCGCAGGACGAGCTCGAACCACTGCCCTCGGGCTTGGACGCCCACTGGATCGGCAACCCGGCCGGGATCCCGCACATCGTGCGGCTTCCGGATGACATGAGCGACACTTTGCGATCTTGACGGCGGAGGCCGGGTAGGAGCGGCTCGCACGAAGACGGCCACCGGCGGGTGAATCCGGCCCGGGGTGGCCGTGCGGCGCGTGCGGTGCGCCGGTCAAGGCCGCCACGGGTCGCCGGCGGCCGCGCGTGTACGGTCCCGGGGCACATCTCAGCTATTCTGTGTTACTACATACCAGTAGTAAGTAACATTGGGTAGCGGAAAGGGGGGTGTTCCATGGGCAAGCAGATGACGGAGATGCTCAAAGGAACGCTGGAGGGCATCGTCCTGGCGATCCTGTCCGGCCGGTCCGCGTACGGCTACGAGATCACGGCGTGGCTGCGGGACCAGGGCTTCTCCGACATCGCCGAGGGCACCGTCTACGCGCTGCTCATCAGGATCGAGCAGCGCGGCCTGGTCGATGTGAAGAAGGTCCCGTCCGACAAGGGGCCGCCACGCAAGGTGTACTCCCTCAACGCGCAAGGACGGGAGTATCTCGAGGAATTCTGGAGGACCTGGAGCTTCCTCGCAGAACGGCTCGAACAGCTCCGCGACGGAGGCGAGTGATCTTGAAGAGGGCGGCTTTCTCTCAAAGGTGATCGGCCCCGAGCGGCGGTGGCGGGAGTACCGGGCGCGCGTGAGACGGCTTCGTCCGGACTGCCGCACGGCGGGTCGTGCCCGGCCGGCTGCTTCTCGCCGCGTGCCGGCGGCGGCGTCAAGACGGCGACAACCGGTATCGGCGACGCAGGCCGTCGACGACTGACCCGCCTACCCGGTCGAGGCCGGTCCGGAAGAAGACCCGGCACAGGGGTGCCGCCGGTCTCCGCCGTCCGCGACGCGGCATTTCGTCGAGCCTCGCGGTGCTCATGACAGGATGGTCGATCGTGACAATTCGGGTGTTGATCGCGGATGACCAAGAGATGGTGCGCCGGGGTCTGCGGCGCATCCTGGAGAGCCGGCCGGACATCGAGGTGGTCGGCGAGGCGGAGGACGGGGTGGCCGCGCTGGAGGCGGCGCGTGCGCTGCGGCCGGATGTCGCCCTCGTGGATATCCGGATGCCGCGCATGGACGGCCTCGAAGTGACGCGGCGGCTCGTCGGGAGTTCGGCGGTGCCAGGGGTCAAGGTCGTGGTCGTGACGACGTTCGACCTGGATGAGTACGTCTATCCCGCGCTGCGGTACGGCGCCTCCGGGTTTCTGCTGAAACGCTCGGGGCCGACGCTCCTGGTGGAGGCCGTACGGGCGGCCGTGGACGGGGAGAGCCTGATCAGCCCGTCGATCACGGTACGACTGCTCAAGCACGTGACGGGCGGTGCCCGGCCGGCCGCGGCGCCGCCGCTGGAGGCGTTGACCGAGCGGGAGATCGAGGTCGCCGGGCAGGTGGCCGAGGGCAGGACCAACGCCGACATCGCCCGCGAGCTGTTCATCTCGGCGGGCACCGTGAAGACCCATGTCGCCAGCATCCAGCGCAAGCTCGGGGTGCGGAACCGGGTCGGGATCGCCATGCACGCCTGGGAGATGGGATACGTGGCCCGGGAGCGACCCACATGATGGCCGTCCGGGGGACGGCGCCCGGAAAGTGGCTGTCGCGTCGGCTGGTGTGGTGCGCGATAGCCGCGGCGCTGGTCCTGGCACCGGCGGCGCTCGGCCGATCGTCCGCCCTCGTCATGGCGGTGCCCGCCGCGGCGACGGCGTTCACCGCGATGATGCGGTGGCCCTGGGGGCGCGTCCCGCTCGCCGCGGCCGCGAGCGCGGTGTGCCTGCTGTCCCTGACCGCGGACCTCGTCTTCCGCGGCCCGCAGGGCTACGTCGTGCTCTGGGCACTGGTCGAATTCCCCGCGCTGCTCATCCTGGCCGGACGGGTGATCCGGCGGGCACCGGACCGGCAGGCCGCGACGGTGGGGCCGCTGGTGGCGTCCGCGGTGGTCCTGCTGCCGGTGCGATTCCTCTTCGCCGCTCCCGCCGCCGACGTGCAGGCGGTGGCTCTGACCTGTTCACTGTCGCTGTTGCCCGCCGCGGGCGCCATCGGGATCGGGCTGTATTTCCGGACGCTCGACAACCGGCGGGCACGCGCCGTCCTGGAGGCACTGCGGGAGCAGCGTCTCCAGGTCGCCGCCGATCTCCACGACTTCGTCGCCCACGAGCTGACCGGCATCGTGCTGGAGGTGCAGGCGGCGCGGCTCGACGCGTACGAACCCGCGCAGTTCGGGGAACTGCTGGGGCGGCTGGAGGCGTCCGGGCTGCGGGCGCTGGACTCCATGGACCGTACCGTCCAGACGCTGCGCGGCCCGGGGGAACGGGACGCACCACCTACCCGGGTGTACGGGCTGGGGGATCTGACCGAGCTGGTCGGGCGGTTCGCCGAGAGCACCGACGGCGGCGCCCTCGCCGAGCTGAGGGTGGAGCCGGACCTGGCGGGCACGCTGCCGCGCGGTACGGAGGACACGGCGCACCGCGTGGTGCTGGAGGCGCTGACGAACATACGGCGGCATGCGGCCGGGGCGAGGGGAGTGACGGTCACGGTCGTACGGGCACCGGCCGGGACTCCGGCGGTGGAGGTGACCGTCACCGACGACGGGAACGGGACGACAAGTCCGCCGATCTTGAGACGGGGCGCCGGCGGCACGGGCCTGCCCGAACTCAGGGCGCGGGCCGAGGCGCTTGGCGGGACGCTGACCTGGGGTCCGCACAAGACGGGCTGGCGGGTGCGGGCGATACTTCCCGGCTGATATCTCCCGTTCGGCAGATGTGCCGGGTCCCGCTGCTCGGTGATCCTCGGGAAGTGCGTCGGACGACGCACTCACGCCCCTGGAGGATCGTTGATATCGCCCAAGACCGCGCGCGTTCTGACGTGCTGTGTGGCCATCGTGCTGGCCGGCGGCCTGACCGCCTGTTCCGTGGACGCCAGGAACGCGACCCCCGAGGAGAAGACCTTCGCCTTCGGCGGCGAAACGCTGGATGTGAAGGCGCACGGGATCCCGACGGATCTGGTCGCCAGCGACCGTGAGGACGTCAAGGTCACCCGCTGGTTCGACACCAGGGCCGGCAGCTCGAAGACACTCCGGTGGGAGCTCAAGGACGGCGCCCTTGAGCTGGAGGCCGGCTGCACCGGGCTCGCGCTCTGTGACGCCCGCTTCGAGGTGGAGGTGCCGCGCGGCGTCGAGGTGCTGCGTGACGGCCGTAAGACCGACCTCCGGGGGCGGGAATGACCGTGTTCGAGCTCCTGGACCTGAGCAAGGTGTACCGGGGCGGCAAGCGGGCCGTCGACGGGATGACCCTGCGGCTGGGGCCCGGGGTGCTCGGACTGCTGGGTCCCAACGGCGCGGGCAAGTCCTCGCTGATGCGGATCGCCGCCACCGTCACCCGGCCGACCTCCGGACGGGTCCTGTTCAACGGCACGGACGCGGTGGCGCACCCGGGCGAGCTTCGCTCCTCGCTCGGCTACCTTCCGCAGGACTTCGGGGTCTACCCGAATCTGTCGGCCCGGGAGTTCCTCGGCTATCTCGCCGCCGCCAAGGGCGTCACGGCGCGCTCGGCGCGCACCCGCATCGACGAGCTGCTTGAGCTGGTCAATCTGACCGAGGCGGGCAAGCGTCCGCTGGGGAGGTACTCCGGCGGCATGCTGCGGCGCGTCGGGATCGCGCAGGCACTGCTCGCCGACCCGAAGGTGATCATCGTCGACGAACCGACCGCGGGCCTGGATCCGGAGGAGCGGGTGCGGTTCCGCAATCTTCTCAGCGACCTCGCGGTGGACCGGGTGGTGATGCTCTCCACCCACATCGTCTCCGACGTCGAGTCGGTGGCTCAAGACATCGCGGTCGTCGCCGGCGGCCGGCTGCTGCGCCGCGGCACTCCGGAGGAACTGCTCCGCGAGATGGAGGGTCAGGTCTGGGACGTGCCGGTCACGGTTGACGATCTGGCGGCGGTACGCGCGCGCCACATCGTCAGCCGCATGGCGCGTACGAGAGACGGCGTCCGAGCCCGGCTGCTGTCCGCCGGGCAGCCTTACCGGGGCGCCGTGTCCGTGGCGCCCGACCTCGAGGACGCCTATCTCGCGATCGTCAACCGAGCGGGGCTGCCCGCCGGCGCGTCCGCGGGGTCCGCCCGATGAGCGTGCGCGTCCTGGGCGGCATCGCTCTCGCCGACTTCCGGGACCGGGTTCGCAGACCCGTGTACGCGGTGACGCTGCTGGCCGCCGTGGGCCTGGGCTGTCTGGCCGTGCCCGGCGCCGATTCCCGCTGGGTCATCCTGCAGATCGGGGATCACCGCGGTGTGTACAACAGCGCCTACGTCGGCATGGCGACCGCGCTCGCCGGCGCGTTGTGGCTGGCGCTGGGCGGTTTCTACGTGGTGCGGGGAGCCCTGGCCCGTGACGAGAGCTCGGGCGTCGGCAGGCTGCTCGCCTCGACCCCGCTGAGCACCACCGCGTACCTGGCGGGCAAGCTGCTCAGCAATGTGCTGGTGCTCGCCTCGATGGTGGGGGTGCTGGCCGTGACCGCGTTGGTGATGCAGCTGGCGCGCGGCGAGTCCACGACGGTCGATCCGATGGCGCTGTCGCTGCCGTTCGCCGTGATCGCACTGCCGCTGGTGGTGGTGACGGCCGCCGCGGCGTTGCTGACCGAGGCGCTGCCGGCGCTGCGGGGCGGGTTCGGCAACGTCGCGTGGTTTTTCGTCTGGATGGTCGTCGCGGTGGGCGGCCAGGGGCCCGGGGCGCCGTTCGGCGGCATCGGCGTCCATGAGGCGGTCGAGTCGATGCGTACGGACATGCTCGCCCAGGGGGTGCGGGCCCAGGGAGAGTTCAGCCTCGGCTTCACGTACGTCGCCGAGCCCCTGCGCGTCTTCGAGTGGGGCGGCTTCACACCGGACGCGGACTTCCTGCTCGGCAGGCTGGTTCTGGTGCTGGGCGCGGTGGGGTGCGCGCTGCTGCCCGCACTGTGGTTCGGTCGCTTCGATCCCGCGCGCGGGCGGCCCGGCCGCCGTGCGGCATCCCCGGAGCCCGCGGCCTCCGTCGCGCACGCCGAGCCCGTCGTGCTCTGGTCGGCCGCGGTCGAGAGGCTGCCGTCCGGTTCGGTGCGCACGGGCGGCTCGGCCTGGCGGCTGTTCACCGGTGAGCTGCGAATCCTGCTGCGAGGGGTGTCCTGGTGGTGGTGGGCGGGGGCGGCCCTGATCTCACTCGCCGGGCTGATGGCCACCGGCAACGGAGCGACCCGGGTGGTGCTGCCGCTGGCCTGGATCTGGCCTGTACTGATCTGGTCCCGGCTGGGCACGCAAGCGCACGAACACGGCGTCCAGGCGCTGCTCGCCGCCACCCCCCGGGCCCGCCGCCGGCTGCTCGCGGAGTGGGCCGCAGGAGTCTTCCTCACCGCGGCGACCGGATTCGCGCCGGCTCTGCAGCCGGCGCGGGAGGCCGACTGGCACGGAGTGGCCTCCTGGACGGGCGGAGCGTTCTTCATCCCGTCCTTGGCCCTCGCGCTCGGCACGCTCAGCCGCGGCCACCGGCTCTTCCAGGCCCTTTACCTGCCGCTGTGGTACATCGCGGCCAACGGCTTCGCCGTACTCGACTACATGGGCGCGACCCGGGCGGCGGGCCGGCCGGCCCTGCTCCACCCGCTCGCCGTCGGTACGATCGCCGCCGCACTGCTCGGTCTCGTCCTCGGCGCGGGAGCGCTACGGCGGGCTGTGGGGCGGGAGGCGTGAGGCGACAGGACGTCGCGGTGAACATCGGATTCACCGCGGCGATGAAGGAGGAACTCACTGGAGTTCAGGCAGGCGAGCCCGCAGCCACTCGGAGAACGGACCACCTGGCGAAAGCTCGAACGGCTCATCGACCCCGTGGACGGACAAAGCCGTGGCATAACCGATCAGGATGTTCTGCAAGTCCTGCAGGGACCCCTGTCGGATCCACATGGACGGACGCAGCCGGACCTGGTCCAGCACATCATGGACATCCCGACACTGGTCGATCGGTCTTGGCCTTTGTCTCTGGTCAGCTGACACAGGCCGGACTCTATGGCGAAACCCGGCGAACCTTCCCGGTCACAGCACTACTAGGCGCGCTTGCCCCGGGTGATCCTGCGGGTCCATCGCACCGCGCGCTGGACCACCGGACCGGCCAGGCTGATCTCCGAGGTGACCTTCCTGAGGGCCTGGGTGGCCGCCTCCGATTCGGCCACGGCCCTCTTCAGCTCCGCCGTGGTGCGCTGGAGCTCGCCACTGAGTTTCCCCAGCGTGGCGGGGTCTCCACCGGGGGTGGGAGCCGCGGGCTTCTTGCGCTCGTTGACCCGGACGAGCTCCCAGCCGTCGAAGGCGTCCGTGGTGTGCCACAGGTCGGAGCGGGACTCCAGCCACCGCAGCAGGCGTGCCTGGATCGGCGCCGGGTCTCCCCAGGTCGCGTAGAGCTTGTGGTTGCTGACACAGATCGGTGCCAGGCCCAGGTTCGCCACCGCCTCCCAGACCGCCATCGCCACGCCCGGAGTGTGCTCGCTCCGGTAGTCGTCGAAGACGACGATTCCGTCATCCCGCAGGACCTCCCGCGCGGAGAGCACGTCCTGCCGGACGTGAACGTAGAGATGGGAGGCGTCCACGTGGACGAACCTGCAGGATTTGGCCGCGACGTGGTCCAGGACGATCGAGGTCGGCCCGTGCACCACGACCGGGAGCGTGTGGTGGAAGCCCAGGTAGTTCTGCTCGAACTTCTCACGGGTGAGGGTCGAGTAGGAGCGGCTGGTCTCGGCGTCGTTCGCCGCCTCGGGGGCGTCGGACTCGAAGAGGTCGCAGACGGTGAAGGTCTCGCCGGGCCGCAGATGGCTGCCGATCATGACCGCGCTCTTGCCCAGGTACGTCCCGAGTTCGAGGAGATCGCCCGGAGGTTCTTCCTGCCCCCGCGCCTGCAGGAACCAGGTGAAGAGCCGCTGGTCGGTGATCCAGAACCAGCCGGGGATCCGGTCGAGTGATCGGGGGGTGATTTCTACCTTCACGGCGGACATGGGCGGACCGTAGCAGCCGAGGTCCGCCTCTCGGCAACAGCCGATACCCACCTTTCGGCGGGTGTTCGTCGGATGGCCATCCTCGATGTGCCGCCTCGACGCTCACCGGTCGATCGACCTCACCCGGCGGGTTCGTTCTTCTCCGGGCGTTGATCTCCTCCACGGCGCGAAACACCGGCCGCGTCCCGCCGACAGGCCCGCGGCCGGTCAGGCGGAACGGGCGTGCGTCAGGCGCCCAGGGCGCGGAGCACGAAGCCGGAGACGATCTCCTCGGCCTCCTCCAGGGCGACGGAGCCGCTGAGCAGCGGCACCCGTTCGGCGCCGATGACGGTGAGGATGATCCGGGCGGTGGCGGCCACGTCGGAGGCCTGGAAGTCGCCCGAGGCCACGCCGCTGTCGATGATGCCGGTCAGGATGCGCTGCATCGGCGCGACATGGTCGGCCAGGCGCTGGTAGGCGTCGGGGCCCAGGGCCGCGGACAGGTCGGCGGGGCCGGGGTGGGGGTGCGCGAGCAGCCCGGCGAGCTGGAGTCTGACGAACACCCGCAGCCGTTCGGCGGGGGAGGCCTGCTCGGGCAGCTCCCGCTGGTAGCTCTCGATGAAGTAGTTAGTCACCCGCTCGGTGAAGGCCAGCAGCAGCGCGGTCTTGTCGGGGAAGTAGTTGTAGAGGACGGTCCGGGTGATCCCGGCCTCGCC
It includes:
- a CDS encoding TetR/AcrR family transcriptional regulator yields the protein MPRISAATIGEHRAQTRDRILRAVSRLSRDQGIDTISMTDVAGEAGITRTVLYNYFPDKTALLLAFTERVTNYFIESYQRELPEQASPAERLRVFVRLQLAGLLAHPHPGPADLSAALGPDAYQRLADHVAPMQRILTGIIDSGVASGDFQASDVAATARIILTVIGAERVPLLSGSVALEEAEEIVSGFVLRALGA
- a CDS encoding sensor histidine kinase gives rise to the protein MMAVRGTAPGKWLSRRLVWCAIAAALVLAPAALGRSSALVMAVPAAATAFTAMMRWPWGRVPLAAAASAVCLLSLTADLVFRGPQGYVVLWALVEFPALLILAGRVIRRAPDRQAATVGPLVASAVVLLPVRFLFAAPAADVQAVALTCSLSLLPAAGAIGIGLYFRTLDNRRARAVLEALREQRLQVAADLHDFVAHELTGIVLEVQAARLDAYEPAQFGELLGRLEASGLRALDSMDRTVQTLRGPGERDAPPTRVYGLGDLTELVGRFAESTDGGALAELRVEPDLAGTLPRGTEDTAHRVVLEALTNIRRHAAGARGVTVTVVRAPAGTPAVEVTVTDDGNGTTSPPILRRGAGGTGLPELRARAEALGGTLTWGPHKTGWRVRAILPG
- a CDS encoding STM4011 family radical SAM protein encodes the protein MSILYRGPLSSCDYDCPYCPFAKRRDGPDRLRQDRAALERFTGWVTGREHPVSVLFTPWGEGLVRSWYRRAMVELSHLPHVRRVAIQTNFSCRPGWLAEADLDTLALWVTYHPGQVSYERFLGRCRDLAGRGVRFSVGVVGLPEHLEHARRLRADLPAEVYLWVNAAEGHLYTDPEAALWTAIDPLFAYSRTPHRSAGQPCRTGDTVISVDGEGTVRRCHFVPAVLGNLYDGTFRPRARTCPAALCDCHIGYVHLERTGLYDVFAGGILERVPGALPTGPSVHGGVPEGFQPQRAQRAIGMPARRGTQTT
- a CDS encoding PadR family transcriptional regulator, whose amino-acid sequence is MGKQMTEMLKGTLEGIVLAILSGRSAYGYEITAWLRDQGFSDIAEGTVYALLIRIEQRGLVDVKKVPSDKGPPRKVYSLNAQGREYLEEFWRTWSFLAERLEQLRDGGE
- a CDS encoding class I SAM-dependent methyltransferase translates to MSAVKVEITPRSLDRIPGWFWITDQRLFTWFLQARGQEEPPGDLLELGTYLGKSAVMIGSHLRPGETFTVCDLFESDAPEAANDAETSRSYSTLTREKFEQNYLGFHHTLPVVVHGPTSIVLDHVAAKSCRFVHVDASHLYVHVRQDVLSAREVLRDDGIVVFDDYRSEHTPGVAMAVWEAVANLGLAPICVSNHKLYATWGDPAPIQARLLRWLESRSDLWHTTDAFDGWELVRVNERKKPAAPTPGGDPATLGKLSGELQRTTAELKRAVAESEAATQALRKVTSEISLAGPVVQRAVRWTRRITRGKRA
- a CDS encoding response regulator, producing the protein MTIRVLIADDQEMVRRGLRRILESRPDIEVVGEAEDGVAALEAARALRPDVALVDIRMPRMDGLEVTRRLVGSSAVPGVKVVVVTTFDLDEYVYPALRYGASGFLLKRSGPTLLVEAVRAAVDGESLISPSITVRLLKHVTGGARPAAAPPLEALTEREIEVAGQVAEGRTNADIARELFISAGTVKTHVASIQRKLGVRNRVGIAMHAWEMGYVARERPT
- a CDS encoding SRPBCC domain-containing protein yields the protein MPIPDRIERTLDLAHPIEKVWAALTTADGLGGWLGDKAEIDDLRPGGRIRVCWDGTWSVLRIETVEPPRRLCFTWPVDGLPPGDPRRTHVEIVIRPVGDGTRLSLTETGFAQLPDELSAAYQGNVEGWRKELDKLVRHLDGRR
- a CDS encoding ABC transporter ATP-binding protein, translating into MTVFELLDLSKVYRGGKRAVDGMTLRLGPGVLGLLGPNGAGKSSLMRIAATVTRPTSGRVLFNGTDAVAHPGELRSSLGYLPQDFGVYPNLSAREFLGYLAAAKGVTARSARTRIDELLELVNLTEAGKRPLGRYSGGMLRRVGIAQALLADPKVIIVDEPTAGLDPEERVRFRNLLSDLAVDRVVMLSTHIVSDVESVAQDIAVVAGGRLLRRGTPEELLREMEGQVWDVPVTVDDLAAVRARHIVSRMARTRDGVRARLLSAGQPYRGAVSVAPDLEDAYLAIVNRAGLPAGASAGSAR
- a CDS encoding ArsR/SmtB family transcription factor; translated protein: MADADPEEVAVAVFAALADSSRRAILAELAARGPATATDLADRLPISRQAIAKHLALLSGAGLVRAVPAERRRVRYHLEPAPMATARSFLAVLARDWDRTLHSLGAYLDRDQEPQP
- a CDS encoding VOC family protein, which translates into the protein MRPTFQGGRNIAMKLPKAQFDRTVAFYRDVLGMEVTEEGGEGVDGAVAQCASVRFGPVKLWFDRVDNYAQAQVWLELFTDDVELATRHLAEHGVHPQDELEPLPSGLDAHWIGNPAGIPHIVRLPDDMSDTLRS